In Candidatus Roseilinea sp., one DNA window encodes the following:
- a CDS encoding ATP--cob(I)alamin adenosyltransferase gives MTTQFYTRTGDDGFTSLLGEGRVAKYMPQPEAYGTVDESSAAIGIARAAAQSERTRALLLTAQRDLYHLMAELAATQQTAPQFRKIDAQRVAWLEEQTDAITALIQLPKEFVVPGDSLPGAYLDLARTIVRRAERLVVHLVHDGLVENVELVRYLNRLSSLLFVLSLYENALAGVSNVTLAKG, from the coding sequence ATGACGACTCAGTTCTATACGCGCACCGGCGACGACGGCTTCACCAGCTTGCTCGGCGAAGGGCGCGTTGCCAAGTACATGCCGCAGCCGGAGGCGTATGGCACGGTGGATGAATCCAGCGCCGCCATCGGCATCGCGCGTGCTGCAGCGCAGAGCGAACGCACGCGCGCGTTACTGCTCACTGCCCAGCGCGACCTCTATCATCTGATGGCCGAGCTGGCCGCGACGCAACAGACGGCCCCGCAGTTCCGCAAGATAGACGCGCAGCGGGTGGCCTGGCTGGAGGAGCAGACCGATGCCATCACGGCGCTGATCCAACTCCCGAAGGAGTTCGTCGTGCCGGGCGACTCGCTGCCGGGCGCGTACCTCGACCTAGCACGCACCATCGTCCGGCGGGCCGAGCGCCTGGTCGTGCATCTCGTGCACGACGGCTTGGTGGAGAACGTGGAGTTGGTGCGCTATCTGAATCGCTTGTCGTCGCTGCTGTTCGTGTTGAGCTTGTACGAGAACGCCCTGGCCGGCGTGAGCAACGTGACGCTGGCGAAGGGGTGA
- the pdhA gene encoding pyruvate dehydrogenase E1 component subunit alpha: MDKENLVALYRQMVLIRVFEDRAAEMYAKAKIAGFLHLYNGQEAVAVGSVSALNPDDDVVVNYRDHGWALARGSSARAVMAELFGRATGTTGGRGGSMHLVDVKNRFWGGYAIVGGHLPLAAGLAAAAQYLKTGRVTLCSMGDGSTNIGTFHAAMNWAKLWNLPIIFMVENNQYAMGTHYDVHSAVPMLQKAAGYNMYAEEVDGMDVMAVREAVCRVAERARKGQGPSFLDVVTYRYRGHSMADPDVQRNKAEIARWKERDPITRFATEVLLKRNLVTPKDLDDIQKSVEQEVEDAIEFADKSPEPSLSTLYDYIYQQPVRNMQIAGSLIGPPTIAKDIPTNGKHA; the protein is encoded by the coding sequence ATGGATAAAGAGAATCTGGTCGCTCTCTACCGGCAAATGGTCCTCATCCGCGTGTTCGAGGATCGCGCTGCGGAGATGTATGCCAAAGCCAAGATCGCCGGCTTCCTGCACCTCTACAACGGGCAAGAGGCGGTCGCCGTTGGGTCGGTGTCGGCGCTGAACCCAGACGACGATGTGGTGGTCAACTATCGCGATCACGGCTGGGCGTTGGCGCGCGGGTCGTCGGCGCGCGCGGTGATGGCCGAGCTGTTCGGGCGCGCGACGGGCACCACCGGCGGGCGCGGCGGCTCGATGCACCTGGTTGACGTGAAGAACCGCTTCTGGGGCGGCTACGCCATCGTCGGCGGCCATCTGCCGCTGGCGGCCGGGCTGGCCGCGGCAGCGCAGTATCTCAAGACCGGCCGGGTGACGCTATGCTCGATGGGCGATGGCTCGACCAACATCGGCACCTTCCACGCTGCCATGAACTGGGCCAAGCTGTGGAACTTGCCGATCATCTTCATGGTCGAGAACAACCAGTACGCGATGGGGACGCACTACGACGTGCACAGCGCTGTGCCGATGCTCCAAAAGGCTGCCGGCTACAACATGTATGCCGAAGAAGTGGATGGCATGGACGTGATGGCGGTGCGCGAAGCGGTGTGCCGCGTGGCGGAGCGCGCGCGCAAAGGCCAAGGTCCTTCCTTCCTCGACGTGGTCACCTACCGCTACCGTGGCCATTCGATGGCCGACCCCGATGTGCAGCGCAATAAGGCCGAGATCGCGCGGTGGAAGGAGCGCGACCCCATCACCCGCTTCGCGACCGAGGTGTTGCTGAAGCGCAACCTGGTGACGCCGAAAGACCTGGACGACATCCAAAAGAGCGTTGAGCAGGAAGTCGAAGACGCGATCGAGTTTGCCGACAAAAGCCCTGAACCTTCGCTCAGTACACTCTACGACTACATTTATCAACAGCCCGTTCGCAACATGCAAATCGCTGGCTCGCTCATCGGCCCGCCCACGATTGCAAAAGACATCCCGACGAACGGCAAACACGCATGA
- the murA gene encoding UDP-N-acetylglucosamine 1-carboxyvinyltransferase: MNSEFIIQGGVRLGGQVAASGNKNAALPLLAASLLTDEPLILHNVPRIRDVEVMARLLQTLGVSVEWIAANSLRLHAADVNACRLSRDLCREIRASILLAGPMLGRAGRINLPPPGGDVIGRRRLDTHFLAFSALGANISVNGEFQVNTDGLAGADILLDEASVTATENAIMAAALAKGVTVLRNAASEPHVQDLCHCLNRMGAHIENIGSNTLVIRGRDRLGGAEFTIGADNIEVTSFIVIGALCADERGLWIRNAAPQHLGMTRLVLRRLGIRFETHGADVFVPGNQRLVVEPEFDGYMPKIDDNPWPAFPADAISSAIVAATQAEGSVLFHEKMYESRLYWVDKLISMGARIVLCDPHRCVVQGPSRLRGERVQSPDIRAGVALVIAALCAEGESVIQNVQQIDRGYERFEEKLRAIGAQIERRPI; encoded by the coding sequence ATGAATTCGGAATTCATCATTCAAGGCGGCGTGCGCCTGGGCGGTCAGGTTGCTGCTTCCGGCAACAAGAACGCCGCGCTGCCGCTGCTCGCCGCCAGCCTGCTCACCGATGAGCCGTTGATTCTGCACAACGTGCCGCGCATTCGCGATGTGGAGGTCATGGCGCGCCTGTTGCAGACGCTTGGCGTGTCGGTCGAGTGGATCGCGGCGAACAGCCTGCGCCTGCACGCAGCCGATGTCAACGCCTGCCGGTTGAGCCGTGACCTGTGTCGTGAGATTCGCGCCAGCATCCTGCTGGCCGGCCCGATGCTCGGACGCGCCGGTCGGATCAACCTGCCCCCGCCGGGCGGCGATGTGATCGGCCGTCGCCGGCTCGACACACACTTCCTCGCGTTCAGCGCGCTCGGTGCGAACATCAGCGTGAACGGTGAGTTCCAGGTCAATACCGACGGCCTGGCCGGCGCCGACATTCTGCTGGACGAAGCCAGCGTGACGGCGACGGAGAACGCCATCATGGCTGCGGCGCTGGCCAAAGGCGTTACCGTGCTGCGCAACGCCGCCAGCGAGCCACACGTGCAAGACCTCTGCCATTGCCTCAACCGCATGGGCGCACACATCGAGAACATCGGCTCGAACACGCTGGTGATTCGTGGGCGCGACCGGCTGGGCGGCGCGGAGTTCACCATCGGTGCGGACAATATCGAGGTCACCAGCTTCATCGTCATCGGCGCGCTATGTGCCGACGAGCGTGGGCTGTGGATTCGCAACGCCGCCCCGCAGCACTTGGGCATGACGCGCTTGGTGTTGCGCCGGCTCGGCATCCGCTTCGAGACGCATGGCGCAGATGTATTCGTGCCGGGCAACCAGCGCCTGGTCGTCGAGCCGGAGTTCGACGGCTACATGCCGAAGATTGACGACAATCCTTGGCCGGCTTTTCCCGCCGACGCCATTAGCTCGGCCATCGTGGCCGCCACCCAGGCCGAGGGCAGCGTGCTTTTCCACGAGAAGATGTACGAGAGCCGCCTGTACTGGGTGGACAAGCTCATCAGCATGGGGGCGCGCATCGTGCTGTGCGACCCGCACCGCTGTGTAGTGCAAGGGCCCAGCCGGCTGCGCGGCGAGCGCGTGCAAAGCCCGGACATTCGCGCCGGCGTCGCGCTGGTGATCGCGGCGCTCTGTGCCGAGGGCGAGAGCGTAATCCAGAACGTGCAGCAGATTGATCGCGGCTACGAGCGCTTCGAGGAGAAGCTGCGCGCCATCGGCGCGCAGATCGAGCGCCGGCCGATTTAA
- a CDS encoding dihydrolipoamide acetyltransferase component of pyruvate dehydrogenase complex — MATEITMPQMGFDMTEGTIAAWLKKEGDPVTKGEPIAEIETDKTTIQIESFSNGVLRKIIAQAGQKVPVGQIIGIIADPDEQIEAAQPPAPVQPSAQPVPAAKKSNGAAQREASPQPPASAPQVVNEGRIIATPVARRLAEERGIDLRYVKGTGPEGRITKADVEAFVPPAPPAPEPEPIGKPLGSPILKAPEPVPQPAPVAQPTVLPPAGPAVKQPLTRMRQTIATRMVASKQQVPHFYITVAVEMDAALALRAQINESLKPEGIKISVNDMVIRAVALALRRFPNLNASFTPEGIEMRDFVNVASAVTVEGGLVTVTVRDTDKKTLKQISQEMTALAERARNNKMQPGDTGGQTFTISNLGMYDVENFIAIVNQPDAGILAVATATPTPVVRNGEIVVRTMMNMTLSGDHRVTDGAEGAQFINEVKRLLENPWSLVL; from the coding sequence ATGGCTACAGAAATCACCATGCCCCAGATGGGGTTCGACATGACCGAGGGCACGATCGCTGCCTGGCTGAAGAAAGAGGGCGATCCCGTGACCAAGGGTGAGCCGATCGCGGAGATCGAAACCGACAAGACCACCATCCAGATCGAATCGTTCAGCAACGGCGTATTGCGAAAGATCATCGCCCAGGCCGGCCAGAAGGTTCCCGTCGGTCAGATCATCGGCATCATCGCCGACCCAGATGAGCAGATCGAAGCGGCACAGCCCCCTGCGCCTGTGCAGCCGTCCGCTCAGCCTGTGCCTGCTGCGAAGAAGTCGAACGGAGCGGCGCAGCGGGAAGCGTCGCCGCAACCGCCGGCCTCCGCGCCGCAGGTGGTGAACGAAGGCCGCATCATTGCCACACCGGTCGCCCGGCGGCTGGCCGAGGAGCGCGGCATCGACCTGCGCTACGTGAAGGGCACGGGCCCGGAAGGGCGCATCACCAAGGCCGACGTCGAGGCGTTTGTGCCGCCGGCGCCGCCCGCGCCCGAGCCGGAGCCGATCGGCAAACCGCTGGGCAGCCCGATTCTCAAAGCACCCGAGCCGGTGCCACAGCCTGCGCCGGTCGCTCAGCCGACAGTGCTGCCGCCCGCCGGCCCTGCAGTCAAGCAACCGCTCACGCGCATGCGGCAGACCATCGCGACGCGCATGGTCGCCAGCAAGCAGCAGGTGCCGCACTTCTACATCACGGTGGCCGTGGAGATGGATGCTGCCCTAGCGTTGCGCGCTCAGATCAACGAGTCGCTGAAGCCGGAGGGGATCAAGATCTCGGTGAACGACATGGTCATCCGCGCCGTCGCGCTGGCCCTGCGCCGTTTCCCCAACCTGAACGCCTCATTCACGCCGGAGGGAATCGAGATGCGCGACTTCGTGAACGTGGCCAGCGCCGTGACGGTCGAGGGCGGCCTGGTCACCGTCACCGTGCGCGACACCGACAAGAAGACGCTCAAACAGATCAGCCAGGAGATGACTGCGCTGGCCGAGCGGGCGCGCAATAACAAGATGCAGCCGGGCGATACGGGCGGGCAGACGTTCACCATCAGCAATCTCGGCATGTATGATGTCGAGAATTTCATCGCCATCGTCAATCAGCCCGACGCTGGCATCCTGGCCGTGGCGACGGCGACGCCGACGCCGGTGGTGCGCAACGGCGAGATCGTCGTCCGCACCATGATGAACATGACGCTCTCCGGCGATCATCGCGTGACGGATGGCGCCGAAGGCGCGCAATTCATCAACGAAGTGAAGCGTTTGCTCGAGAATCCATGGAGCCTGGTGCTCTAG
- a CDS encoding pyruvate dehydrogenase subunit beta translates to MAEITYREALKRALREEMQRDPTVVIWGEDVVAYAGGGAYGVTSGLAKEFPGRVRDTPIAEEAIIGVGIGAAMGGMRPVCEIMTVNFTLVAWDQIVNHAAKQSHMFNGQIKVPMVIRTPNGHGRTAATHSQNFDAWFAHIPGLKVVAPATPYDAKGLLKTSIRDDDPVVFLEHLQLYGTRGEVPDEEYLIPIGVSDYKRRGKDVTIVTWGRMTMESLKAARILAEEGIDVEIVDLRTLRPLDLSLALESVHKTNRVIVVEEGWRTAGLGAEIAASLQEMAFNDLDAPIARVAGLEVPMPYARNLERATLPFAEDVIAAVHAMMQKQY, encoded by the coding sequence ATGGCAGAAATCACTTATCGCGAAGCATTGAAGCGCGCGCTGCGTGAGGAGATGCAGCGCGATCCCACCGTTGTGATCTGGGGTGAAGATGTGGTGGCCTACGCAGGCGGCGGCGCATACGGCGTCACCTCGGGTCTGGCCAAGGAGTTCCCCGGTCGTGTGCGCGATACGCCCATCGCCGAAGAGGCGATCATCGGCGTCGGCATCGGCGCAGCGATGGGCGGTATGCGGCCGGTGTGCGAGATCATGACCGTCAACTTCACGCTCGTGGCCTGGGATCAGATCGTCAACCACGCCGCCAAGCAAAGCCACATGTTCAACGGCCAGATCAAGGTGCCGATGGTCATCCGCACGCCCAACGGCCACGGCCGCACCGCGGCAACGCACTCGCAGAACTTCGACGCCTGGTTCGCCCACATTCCCGGCTTGAAAGTGGTAGCGCCGGCCACACCCTACGATGCCAAAGGGCTGCTGAAGACCAGCATCCGCGATGACGACCCGGTCGTATTTTTGGAGCACCTACAACTCTACGGCACGCGCGGCGAGGTTCCCGATGAGGAATACCTGATCCCCATCGGCGTATCGGACTACAAGCGGCGCGGCAAGGACGTGACCATCGTTACGTGGGGGCGTATGACGATGGAGAGCCTGAAGGCCGCACGCATCCTGGCCGAAGAGGGCATAGACGTCGAGATCGTGGACCTGCGCACGCTGCGCCCGCTCGACCTATCGCTGGCGCTGGAATCCGTCCACAAGACCAACCGCGTCATCGTGGTTGAAGAGGGCTGGCGCACGGCCGGCCTGGGCGCGGAGATCGCCGCGTCGTTACAGGAAATGGCGTTCAACGACCTGGACGCGCCGATCGCGCGCGTGGCCGGCCTGGAAGTGCCGATGCCTTACGCGAGAAACCTGGAGCGCGCAACGCTCCCGTTCGCCGAAGATGTGATCGCCGCCGTGCACGCGATGATGCAGAAGCAATACTAA